In a genomic window of Pseudomonadota bacterium:
- a CDS encoding TIGR03620 family F420-dependent LLM class oxidoreductase, which translates to MKFGQYGVFTFTDAMDGAQLTELAQRLEALGYSTLWYPEAFNYEPFAIGAFLLGASNKLVVASGIANIYARDAASSVMGHNSLNKLYGERFVLGLGVSHAPLVSDLRGHEYKQPVATMRAYLDRMDQAWSALGGAPGEKRVVLAALGPQMSKLAAERTLGTFPYNITPAQVGLSKTAMGGKGAIICEQKVCLCEDPVVARKAARAALAPYMGLPNYFNNWFRLGFEQGDLKDGGSDRLMDAMVLWGSAADIKAKLKTYFDHGAAQVVVQPIRADGQAGPCWKALEALAPGA; encoded by the coding sequence ATGAAATTCGGCCAATACGGCGTGTTCACTTTCACCGATGCGATGGACGGCGCACAGCTGACCGAACTCGCGCAGCGCCTCGAAGCGCTGGGGTATTCGACCCTGTGGTATCCCGAAGCTTTCAACTACGAACCTTTTGCCATCGGCGCCTTCCTGCTCGGCGCCAGCAACAAGCTGGTGGTGGCGAGTGGCATCGCCAACATCTATGCACGCGACGCCGCCTCGTCGGTGATGGGGCACAACAGTCTCAACAAGCTCTACGGCGAGCGCTTCGTGCTGGGCCTGGGCGTGTCTCACGCGCCGCTGGTGTCCGATCTGCGCGGGCACGAGTACAAGCAGCCGGTGGCGACCATGCGCGCCTACCTCGACCGCATGGACCAGGCGTGGAGCGCGCTGGGTGGCGCACCGGGCGAGAAGCGCGTGGTGCTGGCAGCGCTGGGTCCGCAGATGTCCAAGCTTGCCGCTGAACGTACGCTCGGCACTTTCCCCTACAACATCACGCCGGCCCAGGTGGGCTTGTCCAAGACCGCCATGGGCGGCAAGGGCGCCATCATTTGCGAGCAGAAGGTGTGCTTGTGCGAAGACCCGGTGGTGGCGCGCAAGGCCGCGCGCGCCGCGCTGGCGCCCTACATGGGGCTGCCGAATTATTTCAACAACTGGTTCCGGCTCGGTTTCGAGCAGGGCGATCTCAAGGACGGCGGCAGTGACCGCCTGATGGATGCCATGGTGCTGTGGGGTTCGGCCGCCGACATCAAGGCCAAGTTGAAGACGTATTTCGACCACGGCGCGGCGCAGGTCGTGGTGCAGCCGATCCGTGCCGATGGCCAGGCCGGGCCGTGCTGGAAAGCGTTGGAGGCGCTGGCGCCGGGGGCATAG